From Campylobacter concisus, a single genomic window includes:
- a CDS encoding ribosomal maturation YjgA family protein: MLEENLSEQKSAAKRMQKLQTRQSARTRLVFLAAAGMILAVEIYIAICVKGGFVRHYAGDVLAVILLYALTRATFSAPPSNLPLKIFAFAAALELAQYFGAVQILGIENKILKVMIGGTFDFADLLCYAVGCVLAGAYEKFESKIWQMRSDG, translated from the coding sequence TTGCTAGAGGAAAATTTAAGCGAGCAAAAAAGTGCTGCAAAGCGCATGCAAAAGCTGCAAACAAGGCAAAGCGCGCGAACTAGGCTAGTATTTTTAGCCGCGGCTGGCATGATTTTAGCGGTAGAAATTTACATCGCGATCTGCGTAAAGGGCGGCTTCGTGCGCCACTACGCGGGCGACGTTTTGGCGGTTATCTTGCTTTACGCTTTGACGCGGGCTACATTTAGCGCGCCGCCGTCAAATTTGCCGCTTAAAATTTTCGCGTTCGCAGCGGCTTTGGAGCTAGCGCAGTATTTTGGCGCAGTGCAAATTTTAGGCATAGAAAATAAAATTTTAAAAGTAATGATCGGCGGAACGTTTGATTTCGCCGATCTGCTCTGCTACGCTGTTGGCTGCGTCCTAGCGGGCGCTTATGAAAAATTTGAAAGTAAAATTTGGCAAATGAGAAGCGATGGATAA